TAGTATTGCTGGGAACTACAACCCCTGATATGCCTGTGGCTGCAACAGCCGTTTATGTTGCTTCGCAAATTGGTGCAGTCAATGCTTTTGCTTATGATCTGCAGGCTGCCTGTTCCAGTTTCTTATACGGAATGTCAACCGCAGCAGCATATATCGAATCAGGAAGATACAAAAAAGTTTTATTGATTGGTGCAGACAAGATGTCTTCTATAATAGACTATACAGACCGCGCAACATGCATCATTTTTGGTGATGGGGCAGGAGCCGTATTGTTCGAACCAAATTATGAAGGACTTGGTTTTCAGGATCAGTATTTAAGAAGTGACGGTATAGGCCGCGAATTCTTGAAAATTGAAGCAGGGGGATCTTTACTTCCGGCATCAAAAGAAACAGTTGAAAACAGACAACACTATGTTTTTCAGGACGGGAAAACCGTTTTCAAATATGCCGTTTCAGGAATGGCAGACGTCAGCGAAAAAATAATGGAGCGCAACAACCTTACCAAGGATGATGTCGATTGGCTGGTGGCCCATCAGGCAAACAAGCGTATTATTGACGCTACGGCACACAGAATGGGTCTGGATGAATCCAAAGTACTCGTTAATATTCAAAAATATGGCAACACCACTTCAGGTACACTGCCATTGCTTCTGAACGACTTCGAGAAGCAATTCAAAAAAGGAGATAATTTAATATTTGCTGCATTTGGTGGTGGATTCACATGGGGATCTATCTATATGAAATGGGCATACGACAAACAATAAAACTAAAACCTAAAATCGAATATCATGGATATTAGAGAAATTCAAAACTTGATTAAGTTTGTAGCAAAATCGGGAGCTACTGAAGTAAAATTGGAGATGGATGATTTTAAGATCACAATCAAAACTACAGAAGGAGGATCCTCTGAAACTACAACTTACATCCAGCAGGCACCTATCAGCCATGCACTACCGCAAGCAGCAATGCCACAACCTGTTGCTCCGGCTGCTCCTTCAGCGCCAGCCGCTCCTTCATCAGATGAAGACACTTCAAAATATGTTACTGTTAAGTCTCCAATTATTGGAACATTATATAGAAAACCTTCGCCAGACAAAGCTCCTTTCGTAGAAGTTGGAAGCACTATTTCAAAAGGTGATGTAGTTTGCGTTATCGAAGCGATGAAGCTTTTCAACGAAATCGAATCAGAAGTTTCTGGAAAAATTGTAAAAGTATTGGTAGATGATGCATCTCCGGTAGAATTTGACCAGCCATTATTCTTAGTTGATCCATCCTAAATTTAGATTTTAGATTGCAGATTTTTAGATTGCAGATTTGACCAGAATTACAATCTAAAAATCTAAACCATCCAAATTGTCTAATTATCTAACCAAAATAAGATGTTTAAAAAAATATTAATCGCAAACAGGGGAGAAATAGCACTTCGTGTTATTAGAACCTGTAGAGAAATGGGTATCAAAACGGTAGCCGTTTATTCCACAGCAGATGCAGAAAGCCTTCACGTTCGTTTTGCTGATGAAGCTGTTTGTATAGGCCCACCACCAAGTAACCTGTCTTACTTGAAAATGTCTAATATTATAGCGGCTGCAGAAATTACAAATGCAGATGCTATCCACCCGGGATATGGTTTCCTTTCTGAAAATGCAAAATTTTCAAAAATCTGTCAGGAGCACGGAATCAAGTTTATTGGTGCTTCTCCTGAAATGATTGAAAAGATGGGAGATAAGGCTACTGCCAAAGCAACGATGAAAGCTGCAGGAGTTCCAACTATTCCTGGCTCTGATGGTTTGCTTGAATCTTATGAGCAGACTAAAAAACTGGCTAAAGAATTTGGCTATCCTGTAATGCTTAAGGCTACTGCCGGAGGTGGAGGAAAAGGAATGAGAGCGGTTTGGAAAGAAGAAGACCTTCTAAAAGCCTGGGAAGGTGCCCGTCAGGAAGCTGCTGCGTCATTTGGAAATGACGGAATGTATATGGAGAAACTGATTGAAGAGCCTCGCCATATCGAAATTCAGGTTGTGGGTGATGCTTACGGTAAAGCGTGCCACCTTTCTGAAAGAGATTGTTCCGTTCAAAGACGCCACCAAAAATTAACAGAAGAAACGCCTTCTCCGTTCATGACAGATGAACTTCGTCAAAAAATGGGAGAAGCTGCTGTAAAAGCTGCAGAATATATTAAGTATGAAGGTGCCGGAACAGTAGAATTCCTGGTTGACAAACACAGAAATTTCTACTTTATGGAAATGAATACCCGTATTCAGGTAGAGCACCCAATTACAGAACAGGTTATTGATTATGACTTGATTCGCGAGCAGATTTTGGTTGCTGCCGGTGTGCCAATTTCAGGGAAAAACTACCTGCCACAGTTGCATGCTATCGAATGCCGAATCAATGCAGAAGATCCATATAACGATTTCAGACCGTCACCAGGAAAAATTACGACATTGCATACGCCAGGAGGTCATGGAGTTCGTTTGGATACTCACGTTTATTCCGGATATACAATTCCGCCAAACTACGATTCTATGATTGCAAAATTGATTACTACTGCTCAGACAAGAGAAGAGGCAATCAGTAAAATGAAACGTGCACTTGACGAATTCGTAATCGAAGGAATTAAGACGACAATTCCTTTCCACAGACAGCTAATGGATGATCCGGCTTATGTAGAAGGAAATTATACAACAAAATTCATGGAAACTTTCAAAATGGAAGAGCCTAAATAAAAAAAATCCCAGCTTTAGCTGGGATTTTTTTTAGCTCTTTTTCTGCCTTTGGAGTACAATCAAACAGGAAAGAATAATGAGCGCTCCGCCAAACAAATACCAATAGTTGCAGGAAGTATCTTCTGAAACTTCCCCGTAAAAAACAAAAGCACTCCAATAATAAGGCGATTTTTTGCCATTAGGGATAGCCTTGTCATTCAGGAATTTCATTTTTGCCTTATGGTTTGCAATTGGGTAACTATTGCCTTTTTTATAATGGGTATAAAAGTTTTTCATAAGCAGGGAAGTCGTAAAATCATTTACTTTCCATAAAGAAAACAACAGATTTTCAGCACCTGCATTCTGGAATCCTCTGGCAATGCTTATTGCGCCTTCTCCTCTGTGTAATTTTCCTATTCCGGTTTCGCATGCGCTTAATACTACCAAATCCGGATGGATATCTAACGAATACAAATCGCTGTATACTATGTCCTGATTGTAAAAAGAAATAGTAGCAGGAACGTCGACAGTACCGGACGAAGCATGTGTAGAAAGATGCAGTATAGGATGTTTTTTGCTTTCTTTTATAAAATGGGCGTAGGTTGCCTCCGATTTTTCAAGATAAGCTCCGGGAAACAGTTCTTTAATTGCTTTCATTTCCTCTAAAGAAAAAACCAGGCTTCTGCTACTGTTTTCAAAAACCGGGAAAACTCCTAAAACAGAGGCTTCTTTTATATGGTGGTTTTCATGATTTAAATAAAAATCGGCGGAAGTTTCGTAACTTATGATTTCGTCTTTCATAAGATATGGGAGCTTTGAAAAGTCTGTGCTTTGCGAAGCTTTTGTCAGCAGAGATTCAAAAGACACAAAACACAGGAGGCCATCCGGAATTATGAGGTGTTTCCCGGTTTTTATTTTTTCGAGAGCAAGAAGTTTATATAGAGCAAAACTTTGTTTTTGGTAGCCGGAAACATGGTCTGAAATGGCAGAGGCTTCAGTGAAATAATCCAGATAATCTGTAATCGTTTTTTTGTTTTTTGGGGAATTCGGGAAAGACTTCAGCCGTATTCCGTTGGATGCAATGTCAAAAATATAAATAGTGTCTTTTCCGTAAAAGTAGGAGGTAAGCGTGATATCATCGTTTTTAAGCTTGACATACAGCCTGTCCATATCAAATTCTGAAGTCAGTTCCATTCCGTTTTTCCCAAAAGTTTTTTTCAGTTCGGCTATCTTTTCATTTTGGAGTGACAATGTATTGTTTATGACTTCCAAGTTGGCATTTTCACCCTTTTCCTGCTCTTTGGTGATAATGGCAGACAGTTCGTGAATTTTATATAAAATTTCCTTTTGTTTTTTACTGCCTGATTTTTTTGTTAGCGCAATATAGTTTTTTAAGGCCTTTGATTTGGTTGTTTCCTGTAGTTTAAAGGCCTGCTCTAAATATTGCCTGTCGTTCGTTTTATGGAAAAGCTGTTCGTAGATTCCGATTGCTTTTTCGACACGATTCCTGATATTCGAAGTATGGAGTAATGATGTTTCTTCATAAAAAAACACGGTGGAAAATCGTGAATCAATGGCAAAAGTAAGTTGGTAGCAGTCAATGGCTTTGAAATAGTTTTTTTGTTCGGTATAGGTCTGCGCCAATACTTCCAATGCGTCAATCAAAAGAGTTTCAGGGTAGAGGTTTTTCTCTTTTGGAAGTATATTTTTAGAGTTATAGCCGGGAATGAGTTCTTTAAAAATGGCACGGACTGCATTCTGGCTTGCCATTATTTTCTTTTGGTCCAGAAATAATTTTGCTTCTTCGAGATAAACCTGCGAAATATCACGCCTTGAAGTGCCAATCAGGCTGGATTTTGCTTTTTTGATATATTCTTCTGCCTTTGGGTAATTCCTTTGCTTTCTGTAAACCAGGGCCAGATTTTTATATACGACAAAATCAGGCAGTATGCTTTCGGCTTTTTCTAATGCTTTTTTTGAATTTTCGTATTCTCCCAATAAAAGATAGTTTTCACCTAAAAGCGAAAGTAGTAAGGATTTCTTTTCGGGAGATAGCTTGTCAACAGGCTGGCTTTCCAGTAAATCAATTGCTTCCTCGCTTTTTCCTATGCTTTTGTATACGGCAGCCAGATTAATAACAGCGCTGGTTTTTTGTTCTGTGCTGTTTTTTTTTATAGCAAGAAAAAGATACTGTTTGATAGTGTTTTCTGCACTGGTATAATCGCCTGTTAAGGTATAGAGGTTCCCTAATGGTTTGAGACAATACTCAACAATATCATAGTTGGTGAGCTGATGGCTTTGAAATAAGGATAATGCTTTTTCGTAAGAACGTATGGCATCAAAATACAAACCAAATTGTTTCTCATAAAAAGCCTTATTGCAGTCCAGAATTACGATAGCCAATATTTCGTTTTTTGTTTTGGGTTCTGGGTTGTCCCAAAATTGCCTTTCGGTAATTTCAAGATTTTTTATTCCGGTTACTGTAGGATTGGCTATGAATTGGTCTAAAGCTGCATACAACTTTTCTTCCCTTGTTGCATTTTTTTGCGCAAAGGCCCATTGGGTAAACAATAAGAAGACTAAGAATTGTTTCATCAGAATTTCCAGATTGCATAAAATTGCCAATGGCTGAAATCGTTTTCAAAACTCCACAAATAACGCGCTCCAAGGCTTGGGCCTATACGGGAAAATCCAAATGTGACATCTGCAAAAACATTGCTTTGCATTTTTTCAAATGCCTTTGTTTTGGTCTTTTCTGTTTTGGTGTCTCTGGCCACTTCCTCTCCGCGTCTTGGACCATCAGGATTATTGAATAGTGGCTGAAAATATCGGGTTATACTGTTGTTTTCCATAGTTTCATCCAATGCGACCGAGAACTGAGGACCCAATCCAAACCCTATATAGTTATTAAGATTATAGCGTAAGGAAACAGGAACGACTTCGGCTAAATTCCGGACTGTTTTCTGGCTGTTTTCTTTTTGTACATAGGCAACGTCGAGAACCGTTCCGTTAGATAAGACCAGAGGCGGTGAAATTTGTGTCAACACCGGGTCACTCGCAGAAGAGGAACTGCTTTCCATATAATTGTAATACAATTCGGCCTGCAAATACCAACGATAGGATTTATATGGGGAAATAGTAGCGCCCAGAAAATAGCTTTTCGGATTTTCCTGGTCCGGGAAATAATTATATCCTGTGCGAACGCCAATAGAAATTCCCGGACTGAAACGTGTCACCGCATAATTGGTAATAATAGGTTCGTTCTTATCGAAAATAATAGCAGTACGGCTTTTGGTCTTAACTTTATGGAAATCTTTGCCAAATTTTAAACTGTATTTTACGAATCCTTTGGTACTGTCCTTTTCCATTACATTTTTTTGGTTGCTTCCGGGCAGATAGATATTCTTAAATGTAAAATGGATTTGGTTTTTTAAGACAATCGTGTCAAGACAGCTGTAATTTACTTCTTCATTTTTGGGACAGATTTCGCATTTCGGATACATGTCTACAATCTTTAAGGTCGATTTGTCAAAAATATCCGGAACATCCGTTTCCAGCTTTATCTTTCGTGCCGGACCTTCACCATCATTCTGAAAGCGGGTTTTGAAATTCAGGGTTTTAAAACGGACAAGCCTGTAATTCATGAAAAAACCATTGGATGACATCTTGTTGGGGTCGTGAGAAGTCACAATTTCCATTTCAAGATTTTTTACCTTGTGGTTTTTATAATTCCTGTCCGGTACAAAAACGCCGCGGATTGTGAGGGTTGCACTGGTGTCCTTAATCATTTCGGGTGTAGTCCTGAAAGTGAAGAACAGATTTCGGGTTTGTTTTGGAGCAAGGCTGTCAAATTCAAAAACCTTTGAATTGCGATAGAGTGCTTTTGACTGTTCCAGCGTTTCTTCCAGATTTTCCAAATCTTCTATGTTTTTTGGATTCCTGATAAAGGCATTTGCATTACTCGCCAGATAGGTTTCGTGTTTGTCATAGTCGTCAACAAAAGCATAATTTTCTTCCAGCTTTTCTTTTTCATTTTCGTATGCCCGGGCTTCCGGTATTCCAAAATTATCGTCTTTGAACTGTTTGTCGTTATAAAAAAGATAGAGTTTCCCGTTAGTAGAATAATCTTTTAGGTTTTGGTAGCTCATCACCACAATAATTTCTTCGTCGGGTACGGGTTCCCGGTTTTTTTGCAACAGGAAGCCGTCATGTTGCTCAATAGAAGCAATGTCCTGATAGTCTGTTTCCGATAGTTCTGTTACAGCTACTGTTTTGGGGCGTGTGGCAGGTGGCTTTCCGTTGTCGTAATTGTTGGTCACGGCAAGCCGTACGGTTTTGTCACCTTTCTTTTTGTAGGTATGTTTTGGTTCTTTTTCCCTGCTGTAATGTCCGTCGCCCAATTCCCAAAAATAAGTGTAATTGGCAGGCGGTGCTCCTGCAATCTGTATTAAAGGTGGAGTTTCAGGTTTGAAAGATACCTTGTTTCCCTTTTGATCAAAACCAATTATGGCTTTTCGGGTTATAGTGTCCTTTGGTTTGGTTTGCGAAAAGCAAAAAGAAATTCCCAAGAATAAAGCGGCTATGAGGATTAATTTCTTCATAATCAAAGGTGTTTTGTTACTATAAATGTAAAAAAAAGTGATGAGTTGACATCACTTTTGTTAAAATTATATTAATCGTTTCTTAAGGCAGCGCGTTGATGGCTGCTATTAATTGCGCTTCTGTTCCCAGAGTTGTCTGTGCCAGGGTAAAAACGTGTACATCGTTGGCGGCAATTGTTGCCGGTTTGATTGCATAACGCCATTGTCCGTTATCTTCTGTGACAAAAATGATATGGCACTGTAATCCGATAGGAATCTGTCCGTAATGCTCTGAAAATTGATTTGTTACGGGATTATAAGTGTCAAGTTTTGCCAAAGAACTTCCTTCGCCGTCATAGTGAAGATAAATAGCGCTGTTTTCGAAATTATATCCTTCAGGTGCTTCAGCCAATATGGTAGTTTTTGGTCTTGGGTCATTATAGAAACGGTCAACGTTTGTCCAGCCGAAGCTGCTAAAATAAGCGTAGTAGTTTGCGCCTTCTACAAAAACGCCGTTTTGTCCGTTGGCACCACGGTCTTGTTGATCCCATTCAAGATTGCCGTCTTCATCAAATGTACCGTCCCATAAAGACATTCCTGAATCAGGACCTCCGGTAAGGTTGGTAGGAATGATTACCTGCATTGGACAGGAAATCTGAAGTTGCTGACCATTTTTTGTGGCATTGATAAAAAATTCTCCCCCTGAAATTAACAATGCCATATCGCCGTTTGACATTCTTCCCATGGTTGTCTTGTCAGTGGCAAGCATAGTGCCGGGGTCAAATACTTCAGAATACTTAACTACTACTTCTCCACTTACCGGATTCCCGTTTTGTGTCAGGCAGTTTCCGTTTATTGTGAATTGGACACCTTTTGCGCTCGTGAAAGTCGTTACTCCGTCTTCTGCGTTAAAAGTAAAGGTTTGTACACCTAAAGCGTCTTGTCTTAAAGCTGCAAATGCAGAGGCTGATGGTACATAATCTGGCGAATCGCCATCGTCATTTTTACTACAGCCGGCTACCAGGATTCCTAATAGCAGGAATTGTCCGATTTTTTTAAAACTTGTTTTCATGATTTCTGGTTTTTTGTGATTAATTATATATACATATATCAATTGGGTCTGTAAAATGTTACCCCTGGTTATTGAAAAACAATGTCGATGTAAGGAATTCCGAAATCCGGTACCGGGCCTCCTGTTCCATAAAAGTCAGAAGCGGTAATTGTCATCAGTGTATTTGATACAGGATACGGGCTAGGTCCGTTAAATCGCAGTAATCTTCCAACGGTGTTTCCAATGTTTCCTAAATAATTTGTGACTGTTCTCTTTAGCGTGTAAGAAGTTCCGGCTGTTAAGGCAGTAGGTGTTATTGAAACATAGTCTGTAAGAGCAGAATCAAAAACGTGGTTTCCGCTATAGACAACGGTATTGGTACTATTGTCTACAATTTCAATCAGATAGGGAATATTGGCAGTATAAAGATTCGCATTTCCCTGATAGCCTATGGAGCATACTGTTTTATTCGCGCTCAACACGAAAGTATATTCGTGAGTCTGCAAATCCATTGTCGTGACATCAGTAAAAGAAGGGTCGCTTGCCAGGGTTGTGGTATATAGCTGACTGAATTCGGAATTGGCCGTGTTGCAACCGGCAGGCACTGGCTGATTTTGATTATCATCATTATTGCAGCTTATGGTTGCAAAGAGGCCTAAGAATACTAATCCGATTTTTGTAAAACTTGTTTTCATGATTTCTATTTTTTGTGTTAACTGTTCTTATATCAATTGTGTCTTGAAATTGTTACCCATCTTATGGAAGGTTATTGATAATCTGTACAAGATTGGCTTCAC
This portion of the Flavobacterium lindanitolerans genome encodes:
- a CDS encoding beta-ketoacyl-ACP synthase III, whose translation is MNTITAAITAVGAYVPDFVLSNKVLETLVDTNDEWITSRTGIKERRILKDDTKGTSYLAIKAAEDLIAKNNINPAEIDLVLLGTTTPDMPVAATAVYVASQIGAVNAFAYDLQAACSSFLYGMSTAAAYIESGRYKKVLLIGADKMSSIIDYTDRATCIIFGDGAGAVLFEPNYEGLGFQDQYLRSDGIGREFLKIEAGGSLLPASKETVENRQHYVFQDGKTVFKYAVSGMADVSEKIMERNNLTKDDVDWLVAHQANKRIIDATAHRMGLDESKVLVNIQKYGNTTSGTLPLLLNDFEKQFKKGDNLIFAAFGGGFTWGSIYMKWAYDKQ
- the accB gene encoding acetyl-CoA carboxylase biotin carboxyl carrier protein; this encodes MDIREIQNLIKFVAKSGATEVKLEMDDFKITIKTTEGGSSETTTYIQQAPISHALPQAAMPQPVAPAAPSAPAAPSSDEDTSKYVTVKSPIIGTLYRKPSPDKAPFVEVGSTISKGDVVCVIEAMKLFNEIESEVSGKIVKVLVDDASPVEFDQPLFLVDPS
- the accC gene encoding acetyl-CoA carboxylase biotin carboxylase subunit, giving the protein MFKKILIANRGEIALRVIRTCREMGIKTVAVYSTADAESLHVRFADEAVCIGPPPSNLSYLKMSNIIAAAEITNADAIHPGYGFLSENAKFSKICQEHGIKFIGASPEMIEKMGDKATAKATMKAAGVPTIPGSDGLLESYEQTKKLAKEFGYPVMLKATAGGGGKGMRAVWKEEDLLKAWEGARQEAAASFGNDGMYMEKLIEEPRHIEIQVVGDAYGKACHLSERDCSVQRRHQKLTEETPSPFMTDELRQKMGEAAVKAAEYIKYEGAGTVEFLVDKHRNFYFMEMNTRIQVEHPITEQVIDYDLIREQILVAAGVPISGKNYLPQLHAIECRINAEDPYNDFRPSPGKITTLHTPGGHGVRLDTHVYSGYTIPPNYDSMIAKLITTAQTREEAISKMKRALDEFVIEGIKTTIPFHRQLMDDPAYVEGNYTTKFMETFKMEEPK
- a CDS encoding CHAT domain-containing protein, which produces MKQFLVFLLFTQWAFAQKNATREEKLYAALDQFIANPTVTGIKNLEITERQFWDNPEPKTKNEILAIVILDCNKAFYEKQFGLYFDAIRSYEKALSLFQSHQLTNYDIVEYCLKPLGNLYTLTGDYTSAENTIKQYLFLAIKKNSTEQKTSAVINLAAVYKSIGKSEEAIDLLESQPVDKLSPEKKSLLLSLLGENYLLLGEYENSKKALEKAESILPDFVVYKNLALVYRKQRNYPKAEEYIKKAKSSLIGTSRRDISQVYLEEAKLFLDQKKIMASQNAVRAIFKELIPGYNSKNILPKEKNLYPETLLIDALEVLAQTYTEQKNYFKAIDCYQLTFAIDSRFSTVFFYEETSLLHTSNIRNRVEKAIGIYEQLFHKTNDRQYLEQAFKLQETTKSKALKNYIALTKKSGSKKQKEILYKIHELSAIITKEQEKGENANLEVINNTLSLQNEKIAELKKTFGKNGMELTSEFDMDRLYVKLKNDDITLTSYFYGKDTIYIFDIASNGIRLKSFPNSPKNKKTITDYLDYFTEASAISDHVSGYQKQSFALYKLLALEKIKTGKHLIIPDGLLCFVSFESLLTKASQSTDFSKLPYLMKDEIISYETSADFYLNHENHHIKEASVLGVFPVFENSSRSLVFSLEEMKAIKELFPGAYLEKSEATYAHFIKESKKHPILHLSTHASSGTVDVPATISFYNQDIVYSDLYSLDIHPDLVVLSACETGIGKLHRGEGAISIARGFQNAGAENLLFSLWKVNDFTTSLLMKNFYTHYKKGNSYPIANHKAKMKFLNDKAIPNGKKSPYYWSAFVFYGEVSEDTSCNYWYLFGGALIILSCLIVLQRQKKS
- a CDS encoding PKD domain-containing protein — its product is MKKLILIAALFLGISFCFSQTKPKDTITRKAIIGFDQKGNKVSFKPETPPLIQIAGAPPANYTYFWELGDGHYSREKEPKHTYKKKGDKTVRLAVTNNYDNGKPPATRPKTVAVTELSETDYQDIASIEQHDGFLLQKNREPVPDEEIIVVMSYQNLKDYSTNGKLYLFYNDKQFKDDNFGIPEARAYENEKEKLEENYAFVDDYDKHETYLASNANAFIRNPKNIEDLENLEETLEQSKALYRNSKVFEFDSLAPKQTRNLFFTFRTTPEMIKDTSATLTIRGVFVPDRNYKNHKVKNLEMEIVTSHDPNKMSSNGFFMNYRLVRFKTLNFKTRFQNDGEGPARKIKLETDVPDIFDKSTLKIVDMYPKCEICPKNEEVNYSCLDTIVLKNQIHFTFKNIYLPGSNQKNVMEKDSTKGFVKYSLKFGKDFHKVKTKSRTAIIFDKNEPIITNYAVTRFSPGISIGVRTGYNYFPDQENPKSYFLGATISPYKSYRWYLQAELYYNYMESSSSSASDPVLTQISPPLVLSNGTVLDVAYVQKENSQKTVRNLAEVVPVSLRYNLNNYIGFGLGPQFSVALDETMENNSITRYFQPLFNNPDGPRRGEEVARDTKTEKTKTKAFEKMQSNVFADVTFGFSRIGPSLGARYLWSFENDFSHWQFYAIWKF